The Megalops cyprinoides isolate fMegCyp1 chromosome 19, fMegCyp1.pri, whole genome shotgun sequence genome has a window encoding:
- the ube2z gene encoding ubiquitin-conjugating enzyme E2 Z, translated as MADSTGEEAIGGIGLAGGTGQGSGTQQLLPSLGNSVPGHSSGGNPGSPSPAAAAETGLAVMAPGIADMTNSSVGSGFGTAIGVLGTAVGTAILAPSSATPTVLPPSIGLGVTGAPNLAGAGLLSHIHSTFWDPTLSTDWDSEKPSQQCVLRIKRDIMSIYKEPPPGMFVVPDPHDMTKIHALITGPFDTPYEGGFFLFLFRCPPDYPIHPPRVKLITTGNNTVRFNPNFYRNGKVCLSILGTWTGPAWSPAQSISSVLISIQSLMTENPYHNEPGFEQERHPGDSKNYNECIRHETMRVAVCDMLDGKCPCPEALWSVMEKSFLEYYDFYEGVCKERLHLQGQTMQDPFGEKRGHFDYQSLLTRLQATQQRLRERCPLEDNDADTDSDTSSSGTDPDSQGSSKP; from the exons ATGGCGGATAGCACAGGGGAGGAAGCGATTGGTGGGATTGGGTTGGCCGGTGGGACTGGTCAAGGCAGCGGAACGCAGCAGTTGTTGCCGAGTTTAGGGAATTCTGTGCCCGGTCACTCGAGTGGTGGTAACCCCGGATCGCCGTCTCCCGCAGCGGCCGCAGAGACCGGCCTAGCCGTTATGGCTCCGGGCATTGCAGACATGACCAATTCTTCGGTGGGAAGCGGGTTTGGCACTGCGATAGGTGTTCTTGGTACGGCAGTTGGCACTGCCATTTTAGCGCCGTCCTCTGCCACCCCTACAGTTCTCCCTCCCAGCATCGGTTTGGGGGTCACCGGTGCCCCAAACCTGGCAGGGGCAGGTCTCCTCTCGCATATTCACTCCACTTTCTGGGATCCGACTTTAAGTACCGACTGGGATAGCGAGAAGCCGTCCCAGCAGTGTGTTCTCCGGATAAAAAG GGATATTATGTCCATCTACAAGGAACCTCCCCCCGGCATGTTTGTAGTTCCCGACCCCCATGACATGACAAAG ATCCATGCTTTGATCACGGGGCCCTTCGACACACCCTATGAGGGTGGgttcttcctttttctgttcCGGTGCCCACCTGACTACCCCATTCATCCCCCCCGCGTCAAGCTGATCACCACAGGCAACAACACTGTGCGCTTCAACCCCAACTTTTACCGCAATGGCAAAGTATGCCTCAGCATCCTCGG GACATGGACTGGCCCAGCGTGGAGCCCGGCTCAAAGCATCTCCTCGGTTCTGATATCCATCCAGTCCCTGATGACGGAGAACCCCTATCACAACGAGCCTGGTTTTGAACAG GAGAGGCACCCAGGAGACAGCAAGAACTACAACGAGTGCATCCGGCACGAGACCATGCGAGTAGCCGTGTGTGACATGCTGGACGGCAAGTGTCCCTGCCCTGAAGCACTGTG GAGCGTGATGGAGAAATCCTTCCTGGAGTACTACGACTTTTACGAGGGGGTGTGCAAGGAGCGGCTGCATCTCCAGGGACAGACCATGCAG gACCCGTTCGGGGAGAAGAGGGGTCACTTCGACTACCAGAGCCTGCTGACACGGCTGCAGGCTACCCAGCAGCGGCTGCGGGAGAGGTGCCCGCTGGAGGACAACGACGCCGACACGGACTCTGACACCAGCTCCTCAGGAACAGACCCGGACAGCCAGGGCAGCTCCAAGCCGTAG